The Lewinellaceae bacterium DNA window ACCGCTCGGTAACTGCTGGTACATGAGCGGAATCCATGGCTTCCTGGAGCTTTTTTAGGATGTCCGGGTGATCCCTGCTGACATCGTTTAGCTCCATCGGGTCTGCCTGGAGATCATAAAGTGCAATGTGCAGGCTATCCTGAAACAAATGGTCCCTGATGCCCTTCCATTGCCCCATTCTAACCGCTTGCTGACCGGTATACTCTGCCAGCTCCCAATAAAGATACGGGTGAAATTCCTGCCGGTCATTTTCACCCAAAAGGGTTGGCAAAAAACTGATCCCATCGGTATGCGTTGCCGCCGGAACCCCGGCCAGATCGCATAAGGTTGGTAATACGTCGTAAAATGCAGATGGCAAATCCGAGGATGTTCCAGCTGCAATATGTCCCGGCCACCGGGCAATCATAGGAACCCGGATACCACCTTCGTGCGTAAATCCTTTTCCATAACCATAATCGGTGGCAAAAGGATGGGCGCTGTCAAAATACCGGGTATCTGCCCCACCGGTATACGTCGGGCCATTGTCGCTGGAAAAGATGACGATGGTATTATCGTCCAAGCCCTGGATCTTCAACTCTTTAAGCAGTTCTCCGACCTGTTCGTCCAAATAGCTGATCATTGCTGCATAGGTGGCATGTGGATACCTATTGGGGAAATATCCGTTCCGCCCGGTATAAGGCTTTTCATCGCCAAATTTTTCAATGTAGTGGCGAACCCATTGCTCAGGCGCCTGCAGGGGTAAATGTGGCAGTGGCGATGCATAATACAGAAAGAATGGCTCCGCCTTGTGACTACGGATAAAATGGATTGCTTCTTCATTCATCCTGGTAGGCGCAAAATCGGTCTGTTGATAAAGCGCATAACTGGCGGGATCCAGGGTATCCGCACCGGGCTCCAGCTTTGTCCCGGGAGGAACTACCGGATTGTGCAGCCATTCCTTCACGGTATCCTTCCACAGGAATGGCGGATACAGGTTATGAGCCTGACGCTGGCAATTGTACCCGTAAAAGAAATCAAAACCCTGTTTATTGGGTATGCCATCGGTCAACGGCGCTCCCAGGCCCCATTTCCCGACCATCCCTGTGGCATATCCGGCCGTTTTTAACAACTCGGGAATCAATATCGAATCGGGTGAGAGAGGTCGCTGCCCCTCCAGATTGGGGTCCTTCACGGCTTTGGCATAATCCCAGACCTCCCCTCGTTCCCGCCATTCATCGTTACCGCGGATAAAGGCATGTCCGGCATGTTGACCGGTAAGTAAAACACATCTGGATGGTGCGCATACCGGAGCTCCCGCATAGTGACTGGTAAATAACATACCTTCCCGAGCCATCTGATCCAAATTAGGTGTCTCGATCAATTTTTGACCATAACACCCCAACTCACCATAACCCAGGTCGTCGGCAAGAATGTAAATGATATTGGGTAATTTTTCTTCCGGTGATTTTTGACACCCGGTAAAAACTGCCAGTGTTATGATCAACCCTGCTATGCGTAACTTCATCATCCAGCTAATGGTTTTTTCTTTATGCAGGCTGACAAGATAATAAACTACGTGAGCCTTTAAGCCTTAAAACCAGATTGTTGAAATCAGGAACGCATGGCTTCTTTGACCAATGGAAGGATTTTCTTCCAGGCATCACTCCAAGGGACTATGATCTCAAAATGTCCCGAATCCGGAATAATGATCAATTCTGATTCCTGATTTTTTGCCTTTGACTTTTCGTTATACTGCAACCCGATGAAGGGTGGCACTGCCGCATCAAATACCCCGTTGATGAGGTATTGTTTGCCGTCAAATGGAAGCAGGTGATCCGGTGAGGTATCTTCCAGTGCAGCTTCTTTGCCCCGATTGGACCAGTCAATTAATTCTTCCACCGTATTATCCCCACATGCCGGCGCACCAAAATGGGAGAAGTAAGCCAGGTCTCCAATGCCCGCCAGACTGATGACATTTTTCACCGGCAAAGGATCCTTCCTATAGAGGGGACTGGAGGCAGGTATGTTCTTACGCATGGCCAGCCATAATGCCAGGTGGCCTCCGGCGGAATGCCCCATGGTTACGATCCGGTTCAGGTCAAGCCGGTGTTTTCCGGCAATGGTTTGCAAGTAATCCATCCCACGGGCAACATCCAGAAATGTCCCCGGATAACCACTGCCCGGATAACCTATACGGCGGTATTCCAGATTCCAGACGGCGTAGCCCCGTGACCTCAGGTCATCGGCGATGTAATAAACCAGCTCGGCACCAGGATACTGATCCAGCCAGCACCCACCATGGATCAGGACGATCACCGGATGGCTGGCACCATGCTCAGGCAACCATAGTTCTCCATACTGGAGGCTGTCATCGCTGGCATATGAATAGACAAAATTGGGTTGAGGGCGGTCGTTTTCCAGACGCTTTAAAATGTCCCGCCAGGACAGCCCCTGAGCATCCAGCGTTGATTGTAACAATGGGATCATAACCATGGTTAAGCAAATTATCCGGAATCCAGCCATTGCC harbors:
- a CDS encoding alpha/beta hydrolase, which gives rise to MIPLLQSTLDAQGLSWRDILKRLENDRPQPNFVYSYASDDSLQYGELWLPEHGASHPVIVLIHGGCWLDQYPGAELVYYIADDLRSRGYAVWNLEYRRIGYPGSGYPGTFLDVARGMDYLQTIAGKHRLDLNRIVTMGHSAGGHLALWLAMRKNIPASSPLYRKDPLPVKNVISLAGIGDLAYFSHFGAPACGDNTVEELIDWSNRGKEAALEDTSPDHLLPFDGKQYLINGVFDAAVPPFIGLQYNEKSKAKNQESELIIIPDSGHFEIIVPWSDAWKKILPLVKEAMRS
- a CDS encoding arylsulfatase; protein product: MKLRIAGLIITLAVFTGCQKSPEEKLPNIIYILADDLGYGELGCYGQKLIETPNLDQMAREGMLFTSHYAGAPVCAPSRCVLLTGQHAGHAFIRGNDEWRERGEVWDYAKAVKDPNLEGQRPLSPDSILIPELLKTAGYATGMVGKWGLGAPLTDGIPNKQGFDFFYGYNCQRQAHNLYPPFLWKDTVKEWLHNPVVPPGTKLEPGADTLDPASYALYQQTDFAPTRMNEEAIHFIRSHKAEPFFLYYASPLPHLPLQAPEQWVRHYIEKFGDEKPYTGRNGYFPNRYPHATYAAMISYLDEQVGELLKELKIQGLDDNTIVIFSSDNGPTYTGGADTRYFDSAHPFATDYGYGKGFTHEGGIRVPMIARWPGHIAAGTSSDLPSAFYDVLPTLCDLAGVPAATHTDGISFLPTLLGENDRQEFHPYLYWELAEYTGQQAVRMGQWKGIRDHLFQDSLHIALYDLQADPMELNDVSRDHPDILKKLQEAMDSAHVPAVTERFRYKILGEEKD